A part of Cannabis sativa cultivar Pink pepper isolate KNU-18-1 chromosome 6, ASM2916894v1, whole genome shotgun sequence genomic DNA contains:
- the LOC115695982 gene encoding hypothetical protein At1g04090, with amino-acid sequence MGNYLTLSSCPIRDLSKRRKALPIETIFKLPSSTPSWPQGEGFAKGTIDLGEIEVCQISTFNKVWSTHEGGPDNLGATFFEPSLIPDGFHMLGSYSQPNNKPLFGWTLAAKDISNGSSPLTEPIDYTLVWSSDSLKIKQDGTGYLWLPTPPDGYKAAGLVVTASKDKPPIDKVWCVRSDLTEACENEAWVWGSNGFDVHTLRPTSRGTQALGVRVGTFVAGPGSNGTLVSSSLACLKNVNPNKNSSMPNSTQVDALCGAYSPLLYFHPNEKYLPSSVNWYFANGALLYKKGEESKPVGIEPNGANLPQGGSNDGLFWMDLPVDQNAKERVKKGDLSSAQVYLHAKPMLGSTFTDLAIWVFYPFNGPATAKVGPLKIPLGKIGEHIGDWEHLTLRVSNFSGELWMLYFSEHSKGEWVEASELEFVGGGGNKPVAYASLNGHALYPKPGTVLQGGGNIGIRNDTAKSKIVMDTGKGFSLVAGDYLGSAITEPPWLNFLRKWGPKIDYDTSEEFRKIEKILPGKLKSAFEKFVNGLPNEVFGEDGPTGPKVKANWSEDEAI; translated from the exons ATGGGGAATTATCTGACTCTTTCGTCTTGCCCTATAAGGGATCTCTCAAAGAGAAGAAAGGCTTTACCTATAGAAACTATCTTCAAGCTTCCTTCTTCAACACCTTCGTGGCCTCAAG GCGAAGGTTTTGCAAAAGGAACCATTGATTTGGGAGAGATTGAAGTTTGTCAAATATCAACCTTCAACAAAGTTTGGTCAACTCATGAGGGAGGACCAGATAACCTTGGGGCGACCTTCTTTGAGCCCTCGCTCATACCCGATGGCTTTCACATGTTAGGCTCCTACAGCCAGCCCAACAATAAGCCTCTCTTCGGATGGACACTGGCAGCCAAAGACATCTCTAACGGCTCATCACCACTTACTGAACCGATCGACTACACCCTTGTTTGGAGCAGTGACTCCCTCAAAATCAAGCAAGATGGCACTGGTTACCTCTGGTTGCCAACTCCTCCCGATGGTTACAAAGCAGCTGGTCTAGTAGTGACTGCTTCTAAGGATAAACCACCTATAGATAAGGTCTGGTGCGTCCGTTCGGACCTTACAGAGGCCTGCGAGAATGAAGCTTGGGTCTGGGGAAGTAATGGGTTTGATGTCCATACACTTCGGCCAACGAGCCGTGGAACGCAAGCTCTCGGCGTTAGAGTTGGCACATTCGTTGCTGGTCCTGGCAGCAATGGTACTCTAGTTTCGTCTTCGTTAGCCTGTTTAAAGAACGTTAATCCGAACAAGAACTCATCTATGCCTAATTCTACGCAAGTTGATGCCTTGTGTGGAGCCTACTCTCCTTTGCTCTATTTTCATCCAAACGAAAAGTACCTCCCTTCTTCAGTAAACTGGTACTTTGCAAACGGAGCACTTTTATACAAAAAAGGAGAAGAGTCCAAACCCGTTGGGATAGAACCTAATGGTGCAAACCTCCCACAAGGTGGCTCAAATGACGGGCTGTTTTGGATGGACTTACCGGTGGACCAAAACGCCAAAGAGAGAGTTAAAAAAGGTGATTTGAGCTCTGCCCAAGTTTACTTACACGCCAAACCAATGCTGGGGTCCACATTCACCGATTTAGCCATTTGGGTTTTCTACCCTTTTAATGGTCCAGCCACAGCTAAGGTGGGACCTCTGAAAATCCCATTGGGCAAAATTGGCGAGCACATAGGGGATTGGGAGCACTTAACCCTCAGAGTTAGCAATTTCAGTGGGGAGTTATGGATGCTCTATTTCTCGGAGCACAGTAAAGGCGAATGGGTCGAAGCCTCGGAGCTCGAATTCGTCGGCGGCGGCGGCAACAAGCCAGTCGCCTACGCATCCCTTAATGGTCACGCACTGTACCCGAAACCCGGTACAGTTTTGCAAGGCGGGGGAAATATTGGAATAAGAAATGATACTGCCAAGAGCAAAATTGTTATGGACACGGGGAAGGGATTCTCACTTGTGGCCGGGGATTACTTGGGGTCGGCCATTACAGAACCTCCGTGGTTGAACTTCTTGAGGAAATGGGGTCCGAAGATTGATTACGACACGTCAGAGGAGTTTAGGAAGATTGAGAAGATCTTGCCTGGGAAGCTCAAGTCAGCTTTTGAGAAATTCGTGAACGGTTTACCCAATGAAGTTTTTGGGGAGGATGGGCCCACTGGGCCCAAAGTGAAGGCCAATTGGAGTGAAGACGAAGCAATCTAA